The window GGCCGAGACGTGCAGGTAGGACGTCCGGCCCTCGGCGCTGTGGGTGGACAGGCCCTTCACCCGGTCGGTGTCCAGGTCGCAGTTGGTGACCAGGGCGCCGTAGAAGGGGATGCAGAGCTGGCCGCCGTGGGTGTGGCCGGCCAGGACCAGGGGGTAGTCGTCGGCCGTGAAGGCGTCCAGGACGCGCAGGTACGGGGCGTGCACCACGCCCATCGAGAAGTCCGCGTCGGTGGACGGGCCGCCCGCCACCCGCGCGTAGCGGTCCCGCTTGATGTGCGGGTCGTCCAGGCCCGTCAGCTCCACCGAGAGGCCCTCGAGCTTGAGGGTGCCGCGGGTGTTCGTCAGGTTGAGCCAGCCGGCCGCGTCGAAGCCGTCGCGCAGGTCCTCCCACGGGTTGTGGATCACCCCCACGGCGGGCGTGTTGCCGTTCAGGCCGTGCCGGCCGCTGGTCTTCTCCAGCAGGTAGCGGGCCGGGTTGCGCAGCTTGGGGCCGTAGTAGTCGTTGGACCCGAAGACGTACGCGCCCGGGAACTCCATCAGCGGGCCGAGGGCGTCGAGGACCTCCGGAACGCCCTCCGGGTCGGACAGGTTGTCGCCGGTGTTGATCACGAAGTCGGGGCGCAGTCCGGCGAGCGAGCGCAGCCAGCGCTGCTTCTTGCGCTGGCCGCCGACCATGTGGATGTCGGAGACCTGAAGGATCCGCAGGGGGCGCATGCCGGAGGGCAGGACCGGGACCGTCACCCGCCTCAGGCGGAAGGAGCGGGCTTCGAACCCCGCCGAGTAGAGGAGACCGGCGGCCGCGACCGCCGTGATGCCCAGGGGTACTCCGTATCGCGCGCGCATGGGTCCATCGTCTCAGGCCCGTGCCGTCCGGTGGAAATCGCCGGTGGTCCCGGCCGCGGGGCCAACAGGCGCGCCCCGTCCGGAGATCGGCGTTTCCCCGGGGCGCCGTAAATCGACGCGCGGGTGCCTTGCCGTACCTGCGACAATCAAACCCATGACCACGCTCAAGTCGAAGCTGCACGATGACCTCAACGCCGCGATCAAGGAGCGTGACGAGCTCCGCTCCTCGACGCTCCGGCTGACGCTCACCGCGATCACCAAGGAGGAGGTCGCGGGCAAGGAGAAGCGCGAGCTCTCCGACGACGAGGTCCTCAAGGTGATCACCAAGGAGGCCAAGAAGCGCCGCGAGGCGGCCGAGGCCTTCGCGCAGGGTGGTCGTACGGAG of the Streptomyces sp. NBC_01788 genome contains:
- a CDS encoding GatB/YqeY domain-containing protein, whose amino-acid sequence is MTTLKSKLHDDLNAAIKERDELRSSTLRLTLTAITKEEVAGKEKRELSDDEVLKVITKEAKKRREAAEAFAQGGRTESAEREKAEGELLATYLPKQMSDEELERIVAQAVQEAKAAGAEGPRAMGAVMKIVNPKVAGQAEGGRVAAVVKRLLAG
- a CDS encoding metallophosphoesterase, which translates into the protein MRARYGVPLGITAVAAAGLLYSAGFEARSFRLRRVTVPVLPSGMRPLRILQVSDIHMVGGQRKKQRWLRSLAGLRPDFVINTGDNLSDPEGVPEVLDALGPLMEFPGAYVFGSNDYYGPKLRNPARYLLEKTSGRHGLNGNTPAVGVIHNPWEDLRDGFDAAGWLNLTNTRGTLKLEGLSVELTGLDDPHIKRDRYARVAGGPSTDADFSMGVVHAPYLRVLDAFTADDYPLVLAGHTHGGQLCIPFYGALVTNCDLDTDRVKGLSTHSAEGRTSYLHVSAGCGTNRYTPVRFACPPEATLLTLVERP